The following DNA comes from Janthinobacterium sp. TB1-E2.
ACAGCAGCTGCCAGCTGATCGGCCAGCGCGTGCAGACGGCCTTGCAGCGCAACGCGCTGGCCGCGGAGCTGGCGCCGGCGCCGCAAGTGGCGCAGCAGTTGCTGAAGCAGCCCGGTGCGCAGGTCGCCAGCACGCTCGATGGTCCTTTGCAGCGCTTCGCGCAGGAAAACCTGCGCCAGCAGCTGGCCTCCTTGCGCGAGCGCAATGTCAACGATGGCGCCATCATCGTGCTTGATAACCGCAGCGGCGAGATCCTCGCTTATGTCGGCAATGCGGGCGGCAGCCATGTCGATGGCGTGGCGGCCCTGCGCCAGGCTGGTTCCACATTAAAACCGTTTTTATATGAACTGGCGATCGAGCGCAGGCTGATGACGGCAGCGTCCGTCATGGACGACTCGCCGCTCGACGTCGCCACGGCGTCGGGCATGTATGCGCCGCAAAACTACGACCGCAATTTCAAGGGATACGTCAGCGCCCGCACCAGCCTGGCCAGTTCCCTCAACATCCCCGCCGTGCGCACGGTGCTGCTGACGGGGCAGGACGGCTTCTATAACCGCCTCAAGGAAGTGGGCCTGTCGAGCCTGACGGAACCGGCCGAGTACTACGGCCCGTCGCTGGCGCTGGGCTCGTCCGAAGTGACCTTGCTGGAACTGGCCAACGCCTACCGCGCGCTGGCCAATGGCGGGCTGTACAGCACGGCCAGCCTGCAGCCGGGCCAGGCCGGCAAGGATAAACGCCGCGTGATGGAGCCGGGCGCCGCCTTCATCGTTGGCGATATCCTGGCCGACCGCGCTGCGCGCAGCATGACGTTTGGCTTGCGCAACGAGCTGGGGACGAATTTCTGGAGCGCCGTCAAGACGGGCACGAGCAAGGACATGCGCGACAACTGGTGCATGGGCTACTCGGCGCGCTACACGGTGGGCGTCTGGGTGGGCAACTTCGACGGCAAGCCCATGTGGGACGTATCGGGCGTGACGGGCGCCGCGCCCGTGTGGCGCGACGTCATGGATTACCTGCACAAGAACGTGCCCAGCCACGCCCCGAAAGCGCCGCCAGGCGTATTGCAGCAGATGGTGGCGTACCAGCCCGCGCTCGAAGCGCCGCGCCGCGAATGGTTTATCGCCGGCACGGAAAGCCCCGTCATCGCCGTTCTGGGCGACACCGTGAAGCCGCCCGCCATCGTGTATCCGGCCGAAGACAGCATCCTCGCCATCGACCCCGACATCCCGCCCGCCCTGCAGCGCGTGTTCTTCCAGGCACAGGGCAGCCATGCCTTGCGCTGGGTGCTCGACGGCAAGGACCTGGGCGCGGCGCTTGACAGCATCAGCTGGCACCCCGTGCCGGGCAAGCATCTGCTGGCGCTGGTCGACGATGCGGGCAAGACGGTGGCGCAGGTGGCGTTTCAGGTGCGGGGGAATGCGCTGGCGTCGCTGAACTAGGCGGGGTGAACCGTGTCCTTGGCCAGCTTCTAGCGCAATATAATCAAAAAATATTTACGGTGCGCTGAGGATGTTCGTCAGCGCAATCCGATACGCCGGTTGCACCTCGCCATTCTTGTCGAGCTTGTCCGTCATGATTACGCCGAAACCCTGCGCGTACCACACGTATTCGCCGCTTTTGCCTTTGCTTTTTCCGCCCACGTCATGCAGTTCGAACTTGCAGGCGTCGGGGAAGCGGCGGCCTCCCAGTTCGAGGCGTTCCCAGCCCAGGAAGGTGATGGAGAAATTGCGCTCGTCCGTGCGCGTCGAGGTGGTGATCTTGTCGGACAGGCCCGCCAGCGGGTAGTGGGTGCTCGTTTGCGTGTCCGAAAATTGCACGCGCACTTCCTGGCCGGGGCGCATGTTGGCGGGGATGGCGGACTGCGGCGTGTAGACGTTCTTGCTGCGCACGGTGCCGTCTTCATTGTAGTGGACGTTGCCCGTCAGGAATACCTGGCCATCGCGGATGTCCTGGTAGGACGTGGCCAGCAGCACGCCGCCGTTGAGGATCAGTTGCGTGCCCTTTTGTTTCTTGCCCTCGAACATTTCTTCGATGTTGACTTGCGCATCGCCATTGTTCTTGCTGAACTTGATGCCCGTCGTCAGTTCCATGCACTGGCCCACCGTGGGGGCCGCCTGTACGCTCGCGGCCGCCAATACGCTTGCCACCATCATTCCACACCATGCTGCTTTCATTGTCTTCCTGGCTATCTTGTAAAAGCGCGATGATAGCGTGACTGGAAGCAACGTGGCGCAGCGCTGATGCTATTTCACGGGGGCGACGGGGATGCTGGGCACCGCAGGTGTGGACGCTGGCGGCTCGGTGGGCGTGCCGCTGTGCGGTTTGACCCCATGATTGGCCGTCTGTTTTCCGCGCCGCGTGCGCTTGTCCGTGCGGGTTTTGCTGGCCTTGCCGTCGTGGACCAGCTTGCCTTTGTTGTCGAGCTTGTCGGAGGCATCCGATTGCTGGCCCGGGTCCCTGGCATTGTTGGTGTGGTTGCCTGTCTGGTTCAGATTCGTCGTCGACTGGGCTTGCACCCAGGCGCCGCCCACGGTCATCAGGGTGGCGGCCAGCAAGAGAGCGGGAGTTTTCATGGTGCGTGTCCTGTATGGGAAGTTGGAAGTTGCTGTCGAGCCTAGATTGTCACATGCGTGCTGCCGTTTCCAAGTAGGAATATGCCGCATGCGCGTGTGAGCATATTGCCAGTGTTCACGCATGTCGGCCTGCACGCAAGCGCAGGCGCCGCGCGCTCAGGCCATCGCGCACGGACCATGCCAGCGAGATGGCGCCCATGGCGGCCAGCCACTGGCCGGGTCCGCCGGGCGGCAGGGCCTGCATGGCGGCCGGCAGGGCAAGCCAGCCGGGCAGCGCCTGCAGCAGCAAGGTGGCGATCACGCCCAGGTTGATGAACAGCAGGACGTGCAGGATGCGTTCGGGCACGGGCAAGCGGCGCGTGTCGCCTTCGACCACGGTGTCGCGCAGCGAGACCAGTATCTCCGCCAGCAGCAGTGCCACGGGCCACCAGGCCAGCCAGCCGTGCCAGCTGAACAGGCCCAGCGAGGGAAACAGCAGGCCGAAGATGACTTCGCGGGCGCTGTGCAGGCGCTGCTCGGCGGCTGCGCCCGGGCGCGATGGCAGCCGCACGAGCAGCTCGTGGTTGAGGATGACGTCGGCCCCGCCCAGCAAGCCGTGCAGCAGCAGCGCGGCCTGCAGCGCCGTCATGGCTATCCCGTGCCGCGTTGCTGGCGCTTAGCGGCCGGGCTGGCGCGGCGGCACCACGCCCGTGTTGCCCGAGGTGCCGGAATTGCCCGTGTTGCCGGTGTTACCCGAGGTGCCAGAGTTGCCGGTATTGCCGGAAGTCCCCGATGTCCCTGACGTGCCCGAAGTTCCTGACGTGCCTGTGCCGCCCGTATTGCCGTTCATGTTTTGCGTGCCGCTGCGCGCGGCGTTGCCTGCGGACTGGCCGGCGCTGCCCGGGGTACCGCCGCCCGAATTGGTGCCGCTGGTGGATTGTCCCGTCGTATCGTTGTTGCGCGATTTGCCGGATTTCTGCTTCTGTTTCTTGTCATGCTTGCGCGGCGCCGTGTCGTCCTGTCGCGTATTTTGCTGCGTATCTTGCTGGGCCGCCGTGCCCGTGTTACCGGTGTTGCCTGTGGTATTGCTATTGCCCGTCGATTGCGCCTGAGCCATGGCGGCTGCGCCGCCCAGCAGCAAGGCGGCCAGCATCAATGCAGATGGTTTCATGGGAACTCCTTCTCGTGGCATGAAGTGGAGTCACGATTCTGGCATGCGCGGGCAGGGCGGCAAGTAGGAGCGCGCCGCCCGCGGCTGTGGGTGCATGGCTGGCCGTGGCGCAGGCGTCAGCGGAATTGCTCGGTCGAAATATCGAAACGCTTGAGCTTGTCGTACAGGGTTTTCTTGGGAATATTCAGGCTGGCCGCCGCGTCGATGACGTTGCCGTTGTGGCGGCGCAAGGCTTCCTCGATGATGGAAATTTCGAACGTGTCCACTTGCTCGGCCAGCGACGCTTCGCGGCAGCCGGCCGGGCTCAGGGTGTCGTCGAGCAAGCCCAGCACGAAGCGGTCGGCCACATTGTGCAGCTCGCGCACATTGCCGGCCCAGCGCTGCGCCATCAGGGACGCGATCAGTTCACCGCTGACGAGGGCGGCCGGCTGGCCGTAGCGCAGCGCCGCCTGCAGTACGAAGAACTCGAACAGCAGCGGGATATCCTCGCGCCGGTTGCGCAAGGCGGGCAAAGTCAGGCTGGCCACGTTCAGGCGGTAATACAGGTCGGGACGGAATTTCCCCTGTTCCGCCAAGACATTCAAGTCTTCCTTGGCGGCGGCAATCACGCGGAAATTGACGGAAATGAGTTTGTTGGAACCGAGCCTCTCCACCTGCCGCTCCTGCAGCACGCGCAGCAGTTTCACTTGCAGGGCCAGCGGCATGCTTTCGATTTCATCGAGAAACAGGGTGCCGCCGTTCGCGTACTCGATCTTGCCGATGCGCTGGCGCTGCGCGCCTGTAAACGCGCCTTCCTCGTGGCCGAACAGTTCCGATTCGAAGATCGATTCGGGCAGGGCGCCGCAGTTGATCGCCACGAATGGATGATCGCGCCGCTCGCTGAAGTCGTGCAGGCAGCGGGCGATCAGTTCTTTTCCCGTCCCCGTTTCGCCGAGGATGATGATATCGGCCGATTTCGGCGCCAGGTTCAGCACCAGCTGGCGCACCTTGGCCATGGCGGCGCTGCGGCCCACGATGCGTGCTTCGATGCCGACGCGCTGCTCGAG
Coding sequences within:
- the pbpC gene encoding penicillin-binding protein 1C, whose product is MKGKVLLIGCLLASPVFAEAVLTPAQVQAAYRSSEAQLLDRSGAPLQSLRVDMKVRRLPWVPLADISPAVQQAVLLAEDQRFMQHGGVDVSALATAAWDNLFSKKPRGASTITMQLAGQLDADLQASSGGRSLRQKWDQMRAAQAIEDSWSKAQIFEAYLNLVSFRGELQGIASASYSLFGKAPSGLNQTDAIILASLVRAPNAPPATVTRRACALAKEWRMDSSCQLIGQRVQTALQRNALAAELAPAPQVAQQLLKQPGAQVASTLDGPLQRFAQENLRQQLASLRERNVNDGAIIVLDNRSGEILAYVGNAGGSHVDGVAALRQAGSTLKPFLYELAIERRLMTAASVMDDSPLDVATASGMYAPQNYDRNFKGYVSARTSLASSLNIPAVRTVLLTGQDGFYNRLKEVGLSSLTEPAEYYGPSLALGSSEVTLLELANAYRALANGGLYSTASLQPGQAGKDKRRVMEPGAAFIVGDILADRAARSMTFGLRNELGTNFWSAVKTGTSKDMRDNWCMGYSARYTVGVWVGNFDGKPMWDVSGVTGAAPVWRDVMDYLHKNVPSHAPKAPPGVLQQMVAYQPALEAPRREWFIAGTESPVIAVLGDTVKPPAIVYPAEDSILAIDPDIPPALQRVFFQAQGSHALRWVLDGKDLGAALDSISWHPVPGKHLLALVDDAGKTVAQVAFQVRGNALASLN
- a CDS encoding sigma-54-dependent transcriptional regulator, giving the protein MHENNFEGMQVLLVEDDAVVRKGARQSLELAGLQVTAVATAEEALPYLVPEFAGILLSDIKLPGIDGLKLLDIAVAQDASLPVILVTGHGDVSMAVGAMRRGAYDFIEKPFSADLLVEVCRRALDKRHLVLENMNLRRQLEQRVGIEARIVGRSAAMAKVRQLVLNLAPKSADIIILGETGTGKELIARCLHDFSERRDHPFVAINCGALPESIFESELFGHEEGAFTGAQRQRIGKIEYANGGTLFLDEIESMPLALQVKLLRVLQERQVERLGSNKLISVNFRVIAAAKEDLNVLAEQGKFRPDLYYRLNVASLTLPALRNRREDIPLLFEFFVLQAALRYGQPAALVSGELIASLMAQRWAGNVRELHNVADRFVLGLLDDTLSPAGCREASLAEQVDTFEISIIEEALRRHNGNVIDAAASLNIPKKTLYDKLKRFDISTEQFR